Proteins encoded in a region of the Acidobacteriota bacterium genome:
- a CDS encoding PEGA domain-containing protein — protein sequence MSRQTMVVLVTVALVGVTVLVGLNMRPGRSEPASAAPPAPPARDTSAPVTPTAPVAVPETPRAAARTAPAPKPAAVAPPPVVVEAPTTATLHITSDVPGAQVFIDRKFIGVAPVTAEDVAPGSRQINVSAPGYDGVVESLDVAAGPRDVMISLKAIRLDESIAVTHKHGMGSCKGRLIATPEGLRYETDNKNDSFTVPLSGIETFTADFLAKNLKLKIKGGRSYDFTDPGGKADPLYLFQQAVEKARAKLAAGKDLPQEMR from the coding sequence GTGAGTCGTCAGACGATGGTGGTGCTGGTGACGGTGGCGCTCGTAGGCGTGACTGTCCTGGTGGGTCTTAATATGCGGCCCGGTCGATCCGAGCCGGCATCGGCCGCACCGCCGGCGCCACCGGCCCGCGATACGTCCGCGCCTGTGACGCCCACTGCGCCCGTGGCCGTGCCCGAAACGCCCCGAGCGGCAGCGCGCACCGCGCCGGCGCCAAAACCTGCGGCGGTCGCCCCGCCACCTGTGGTGGTTGAAGCACCCACGACGGCCACGCTCCACATCACGAGCGATGTTCCCGGTGCGCAAGTATTCATCGATCGAAAATTTATCGGCGTTGCGCCCGTGACCGCAGAGGATGTGGCGCCCGGCTCGCGCCAGATCAACGTCTCGGCGCCAGGCTACGACGGCGTCGTCGAATCCCTGGACGTGGCGGCAGGGCCGCGTGACGTGATGATCTCGCTCAAGGCCATTCGCCTTGATGAGTCCATTGCCGTCACCCACAAGCATGGAATGGGTTCCTGCAAAGGGCGCTTGATTGCCACGCCCGAGGGGCTGCGCTACGAAACCGACAACAAGAACGATAGCTTCACGGTCCCATTGAGCGGGATTGAGACGTTCACCGCAGACTTTCTGGCGAAGAACCTCAAGCTGAAGATCAAGGGCGGGCGTTCGTACGACTTCACGGATCCGGGCGGCAAAGCCGATCCGCTCTACCTGTTTCAGCAGGCCGTTGAAAAAGCGCGTGCCAAGCTCGCCGCCGGCAAAGACCTGCCGCAGGAGATGCGGTGA
- a CDS encoding type IIA DNA topoisomerase subunit B, producing the protein MASYTAKDITVLEGLEPVRRRPGMYIGGVGSSGLHHLVWEVLDNAVDEAMNGHASHIEVTLHDDGASMTVSDDGRGIPVDKHPTTKTSALEVIFTTLHAGGKFEGQNYKTAGGLHGVGASVVNALSRELVATVKRDGATWQQKYKQGVPQGDVKKLGPARGTGTTVFFRPDSTIFPKTQFEAAVIRERIEVSSYLHKGLKVVFENEAATGDEPRREEFQHSEGIADYLKKILVERHARAVHEQPFTVTRDHDETGLKLDVVLQWTESTDEHLRSYVNGIPTGSGGTHENGLRAGLGKAIRNFIETHTLSPKGVTLTAEDLREGMTGVLSIFIAEPQFQGQTKDRLNNPEVSNIVDSMIRPALEHWLNQNRSTAEQIIARIILAARAREASRAAQAEVTRKSATSSRLTLPGKLSDCTSPGREESELFIVEGDSAGGSAKQGRDRARQAILPLRGKVLNTESASTAKVLENKELSDLVTALGCGIGKGFELSRLRYGRVIILADADSDGHHIATLLLTFIYRHMPQLITAGRVYLAQPPLYRIDIGKETFWATDDHHRDQILGRPGTKGKVDITRFKGLGEMMPKVLWETTMNPRTRRLLRVGIEDPIVTDRIINELMGKDPSARFRFIMEHAEAAEELDV; encoded by the coding sequence ATGGCTTCATATACCGCAAAAGACATCACGGTTCTCGAAGGGCTTGAACCCGTTCGCCGGCGCCCCGGCATGTATATCGGCGGCGTCGGTTCGTCGGGACTGCACCACCTGGTCTGGGAAGTCCTGGATAACGCCGTCGACGAGGCGATGAACGGACACGCCTCGCACATTGAAGTGACGCTGCACGACGATGGCGCATCGATGACCGTGTCAGACGACGGGCGTGGGATTCCGGTGGACAAACACCCGACCACCAAGACCAGTGCGTTGGAAGTGATCTTCACCACCCTGCACGCGGGCGGCAAGTTCGAGGGCCAGAACTACAAAACGGCCGGCGGCCTGCACGGCGTTGGCGCCTCGGTCGTGAACGCCCTGTCGCGCGAACTGGTGGCGACGGTCAAACGTGATGGCGCCACCTGGCAGCAAAAATACAAACAGGGCGTGCCGCAGGGTGACGTCAAGAAACTGGGCCCGGCCCGCGGTACCGGCACCACGGTGTTCTTCCGGCCCGACTCCACGATCTTTCCGAAGACGCAGTTTGAAGCCGCGGTCATTCGCGAGCGCATTGAAGTGTCGAGCTACCTGCACAAGGGGCTCAAGGTGGTCTTCGAAAACGAAGCGGCCACCGGCGACGAACCTCGACGCGAGGAGTTCCAGCACAGCGAGGGCATTGCCGACTACCTGAAGAAGATTCTGGTCGAGCGCCACGCGCGCGCGGTGCACGAACAGCCCTTCACGGTCACGCGTGATCATGATGAAACGGGTTTGAAGCTCGATGTGGTGCTGCAGTGGACCGAGTCCACCGACGAACATCTTCGCAGCTACGTGAACGGCATTCCGACGGGATCCGGCGGCACACATGAGAACGGCCTGCGAGCCGGGCTGGGCAAGGCCATCCGCAACTTCATCGAGACGCACACGCTATCGCCGAAAGGCGTGACGCTGACGGCCGAGGATCTGCGCGAAGGCATGACGGGCGTGCTCAGCATCTTCATCGCCGAGCCGCAGTTCCAGGGTCAGACCAAGGACCGGTTGAACAATCCGGAAGTCTCGAACATCGTGGACTCCATGATCCGGCCGGCGCTGGAACACTGGTTGAACCAGAACCGGAGCACCGCCGAACAGATCATCGCGCGCATCATTCTGGCAGCGCGCGCGCGTGAGGCCAGCCGTGCAGCGCAGGCGGAAGTCACCCGCAAGTCCGCCACGTCGTCTCGACTGACCTTGCCAGGGAAGCTCAGCGACTGCACCTCGCCCGGCCGTGAAGAAAGCGAACTCTTCATCGTCGAAGGCGACTCGGCCGGTGGGTCGGCCAAGCAGGGGCGCGACCGCGCGCGGCAAGCCATTCTTCCGTTGCGCGGCAAGGTGCTGAACACCGAAAGCGCCAGCACCGCAAAGGTGCTCGAGAACAAAGAGCTGTCGGATCTGGTTACGGCGCTTGGTTGCGGCATCGGCAAGGGATTCGAACTCTCGCGCCTTCGGTACGGCCGGGTCATCATCCTGGCGGACGCAGATTCCGACGGCCATCACATCGCCACGCTGCTACTGACGTTCATTTACCGTCACATGCCGCAGCTCATCACGGCCGGCCGCGTGTATCTGGCGCAGCCGCCCCTGTACCGCATCGATATCGGCAAAGAGACGTTCTGGGCCACCGACGATCACCACAGGGATCAGATCCTGGGTCGTCCCGGCACCAAGGGCAAAGTGGATATCACCCGCTTCAAGGGACTGGGAGAGATGATGCCGAAGGTGTTGTGGGAGACCACGATGAATCCGCGGACGCGGCGCCTGCTGCGCGTGGGGATTGAAGACCCCATTGTCACAGACCGGATCATCAACGAACTGATGGGCAAAGACCCGTCTGCGCGGTTCCGCTTCATCATGGAACACGCCGAAGCCGCCGAAGAACTCGACGTGTGA
- a CDS encoding response regulator transcription factor: protein MRPRRVLLIEDEPGLVLTLTDRLTSEGYEVAAASDGPAGLERATRESWDVILLDVMLPGANGFDVCRDLRQRSITTPVIMLTARGQIMDKVLGLKLGADDYLTKPFDMLELMARIEVQLRRASSTQSGTTPYHFGNISVDFRKAQVLKDGVELDLSAREFLLLKYFIEHREATLTRDELLNEVWGYHSMPSTRTVDVHVAWLRQKIEPNPRNPQYVLTLHGLGYKFVG from the coding sequence ATGCGCCCCAGGCGCGTGTTGCTCATCGAAGACGAACCCGGCCTGGTGCTGACGTTGACCGATCGACTCACGAGCGAAGGGTATGAGGTGGCGGCGGCCTCGGACGGACCGGCGGGCCTTGAGCGGGCCACACGGGAATCGTGGGACGTCATTCTGCTCGACGTGATGCTGCCAGGGGCAAACGGATTCGATGTGTGTCGCGACCTCCGGCAGCGCAGCATCACCACGCCGGTCATCATGCTGACCGCGCGCGGACAGATCATGGACAAGGTGCTCGGACTAAAGCTCGGCGCCGACGACTACCTCACCAAGCCGTTCGACATGCTCGAGCTGATGGCGCGCATCGAGGTGCAGCTGCGGCGCGCGTCATCCACGCAGAGCGGCACCACGCCGTACCACTTCGGCAACATCAGCGTCGATTTCCGCAAAGCGCAGGTGCTGAAGGACGGCGTGGAGCTCGATCTGTCCGCGCGCGAGTTCCTGCTGTTGAAGTACTTTATCGAGCATCGGGAGGCGACGCTCACGCGAGACGAGTTGCTCAATGAAGTATGGGGGTATCACTCCATGCCCTCCACGCGCACGGTGGATGTACACGTCGCGTGGCTGCGCCAGAAGATCGAGCCGAACCCCCGGAACCCGCAGTATGTGCTGACCCTGCACGGCCTGGGGTACAAGTTCGTGGGGTAG
- a CDS encoding ABC transporter ATP-binding protein — MAPLALETTGLRKTFGDLVAVDGIALAVPTGSFYGFLGPNGAGKSTTIKCLTGLMTPTAGTFRILGTDPMADPVAVKRKIGVVPEDLALFDRLTGTETLSFVGQVHGIEPSQVRTRAGELLTLMDLTKSAGEMVADYSHGMRKKLALSVALLPAPRMLFLDEPFEGIDAVAARQIRQLLLQYVKGGGTIFLTSHILEIVERLCDHIGVIQKGRLVAQGPVAELRAGAGGMKTLEELFLELVDTERSAMPTMDWLAG, encoded by the coding sequence ATGGCACCACTCGCGCTTGAGACCACAGGACTGCGCAAGACCTTTGGCGACCTCGTGGCCGTCGACGGTATCGCGCTGGCCGTGCCCACCGGCAGCTTCTACGGGTTCCTCGGGCCGAACGGCGCGGGCAAATCCACCACGATCAAGTGCCTGACCGGGCTCATGACGCCCACGGCCGGTACCTTCCGCATCCTCGGTACCGACCCCATGGCCGATCCGGTGGCCGTGAAGCGCAAGATCGGCGTCGTGCCCGAAGACCTGGCGTTGTTCGATCGGTTGACGGGTACCGAAACGCTTTCGTTTGTCGGCCAGGTGCACGGGATTGAGCCGTCGCAGGTGCGTACGCGCGCGGGCGAGTTGCTGACGCTCATGGACCTGACCAAGTCTGCGGGCGAAATGGTGGCCGACTATTCACACGGCATGCGCAAGAAGCTGGCCTTGTCGGTGGCGCTGCTGCCGGCGCCCCGCATGTTGTTTCTGGACGAGCCATTCGAAGGCATCGACGCGGTGGCTGCCCGACAGATCCGGCAACTGCTGCTGCAGTACGTGAAAGGCGGCGGCACCATCTTTCTGACCTCGCACATTCTGGAAATCGTCGAACGCCTGTGCGACCACATCGGCGTGATCCAGAAGGGCCGACTGGTAGCGCAAGGGCCGGTAGCTGAGTTGCGCGCCGGTGCGGGCGGGATGAAGACGCTCGAAGAGCTGTTTCTGGAACTGGTGGACACCGAGCGTTCGGCGATGCCCACGATGGACTGGCTCGCGGGATGA
- a CDS encoding HAMP domain-containing histidine kinase, giving the protein MPAFRLPLRLVLPLGLILLVVVLGALQYRWLGQVSEAERAQLQRSLNQRAREFADQFDALIGFAYARLGVTEDAVANDLWPRLDEKFSNWKTAGAPHPDLVKAVYFTRIGTDGASRTLEQLVIGTGTGQRIDWPEQLAPVLRLLDRVPPRPADVPPTAQLLALSRTSVVESVPALIIPVTQPPRPIGSSGNVNVMVAYQMPTRAAVIVELDREVLTSRVLPELVERIFPERDAAQYHIAIRDNGRVPLFVRGVKNADDVTTMNADAVAGFFSTPHRDVLARTVTEGQLLSWDLGSLQAARATPGVSLTTPAAAPTSGSFSIMVQERTSAPAVSASTVFMTGPGGWTIALRHGAGSLDAAVNHARRRNVAISFSILSVLAFGVGIIVVNARRSEKLAAQQMDFVATVSHELRTPLAVIRSAAQNLSAGVVDDPVRAKRYGELIESEGRRLTDMVEEVLEFAGLTGQRRALSLKAVDVVSVVRDVVESSGALIAAAHAQADVTVGDDVPLVLGDEEALRRAVSNLLTNALKHGGEGRWVGLGVARHLTDGREEVHITVSDRGRGIEAADLPHVFEPFYRGRHATNQQIQGNGLGLSLVSRIAESHGGRVTAVSTPKQGATFTIQLPVAADLAGV; this is encoded by the coding sequence ATGCCGGCCTTTCGGCTCCCACTTCGCCTCGTGCTGCCCCTAGGGCTGATCCTGCTCGTGGTTGTCCTCGGCGCGCTGCAATACCGCTGGCTGGGTCAGGTCAGCGAGGCAGAGCGCGCGCAGTTGCAACGATCGCTGAATCAACGTGCCCGCGAGTTTGCGGACCAGTTCGACGCCTTGATTGGGTTCGCGTACGCGCGGCTCGGCGTGACTGAAGACGCCGTCGCCAATGACCTGTGGCCGCGGTTGGACGAGAAGTTCAGCAACTGGAAGACCGCCGGCGCACCCCATCCCGATCTCGTCAAAGCGGTGTACTTCACGCGCATCGGCACAGACGGCGCCTCACGCACGCTCGAGCAACTCGTGATCGGAACCGGCACCGGTCAGAGAATCGACTGGCCGGAACAGTTGGCACCCGTGCTGCGCCTGCTGGATCGCGTGCCACCCAGACCGGCCGATGTGCCTCCCACAGCACAACTGCTCGCCCTCAGCCGCACCAGCGTCGTGGAAAGTGTGCCCGCTCTGATCATCCCGGTCACGCAGCCCCCCCGGCCGATTGGATCCAGCGGGAACGTGAACGTGATGGTGGCGTATCAGATGCCGACCAGGGCGGCCGTGATCGTTGAACTGGACCGTGAGGTGCTGACATCGCGCGTGTTGCCCGAACTGGTCGAGCGGATATTTCCCGAACGCGATGCCGCTCAGTACCACATCGCGATCCGGGACAACGGTCGTGTGCCCCTCTTCGTGAGGGGCGTGAAAAACGCTGACGACGTCACGACGATGAACGCGGATGCGGTGGCGGGATTCTTCTCTACACCCCATCGTGACGTCCTGGCGCGCACAGTGACCGAAGGTCAGCTCCTGTCCTGGGACCTCGGGTCGCTCCAGGCCGCGCGCGCGACACCGGGCGTGAGCCTGACCACTCCTGCTGCTGCACCCACCAGCGGGAGCTTCTCCATCATGGTGCAGGAGCGCACCAGCGCGCCGGCCGTGTCGGCCAGCACGGTGTTCATGACCGGGCCTGGCGGATGGACCATCGCCTTGCGGCACGGCGCCGGCTCACTTGACGCCGCGGTCAATCACGCCCGCCGGCGCAACGTGGCGATCAGCTTCAGCATTCTTTCGGTCCTCGCCTTCGGCGTCGGCATCATCGTTGTCAACGCGCGCCGGTCTGAGAAGCTGGCAGCGCAACAGATGGATTTTGTCGCCACGGTGTCGCACGAACTCCGCACGCCGTTGGCGGTGATTCGATCCGCCGCGCAGAATTTATCGGCAGGGGTTGTGGACGACCCGGTCAGGGCCAAGCGGTACGGCGAACTCATCGAATCGGAGGGACGCCGCCTGACCGACATGGTGGAAGAGGTGCTGGAGTTCGCGGGCTTGACGGGCCAACGCCGCGCGCTATCGCTCAAGGCGGTGGATGTGGTGTCGGTGGTGCGGGACGTGGTTGAGTCGTCTGGGGCGCTGATCGCCGCGGCGCACGCGCAGGCCGATGTCACGGTTGGCGATGACGTCCCACTGGTCCTGGGCGATGAGGAGGCCCTGCGTCGAGCGGTCTCGAACCTGTTGACCAACGCGCTGAAACACGGCGGCGAGGGCCGATGGGTGGGTCTCGGTGTGGCGCGGCATCTGACGGACGGCCGGGAAGAGGTGCACATCACGGTCTCGGATCGCGGGCGTGGCATCGAAGCTGCGGACCTGCCGCACGTCTTTGAACCGTTCTATCGCGGCCGCCACGCCACCAACCAGCAGATTCAGGGCAACGGTCTGGGGTTGAGTCTGGTGTCACGCATTGCTGAATCACACGGTGGACGCGTCACAGCGGTATCCACCCCTAAACAGGGCGCGACATTCACCATTCAATTGCCCGTGGCCGCCGATTTGGCGGGTGTCTGA
- a CDS encoding carboxypeptidase regulatory-like domain-containing protein, with translation MLKTCARMTVFVCLALWVALPAAAQTPAATGKLIVTVADQTGAILPNATVTMVGQEAATRAATLSPASATVAGIATFENLALGRYTVQAEFPGFETATVRDVRVRAGDNRRTVTLRLEKVAEEVTVGRDGRTSGLDPRGNAFSTVLTREMIEALPDDPDEMEAVLKAMSPPGSQIRVDGFTGGRMPAKSQIRSIRLPRMDAFAAQNHGGMNGMMHIDIMTQPGSGPLRGSIDGSFQDDSMNARNPFTPAKGAEQFRQYGMSLFGTIKPNKTSFSLNIGGTSQYTSPNVLAVLADGTTVADSFRAPSDVMNMNVRLDHALNAEHSIRASFDRSSRDSRNQGIGGFNLIDRAFRSESETNTLRISENGPLGRRMFTESRLQLIFGSSSSRSDIESTTVRVLDRFTTGGAQMRGGQDRFDLELASDLDYVRGAHSWRVGGLIEGGRYKSDDISNYLGTYTFATIDDYLSGKPSSFTRRIGDPNITYSRWQAGLYVQDDWRVSRSLMVSAGVRAGFQTLAEDQVNLSPRVNMGWSPFRSGNLTLRAGYGYFYDWISGDLYKQTLQVDGFRQRELNVINPSYPEIPGEGTSSVTNQYLWSDSLTLPTSHRFNVGADRQFSQNSRMNIAYTYGWGRGLLRGSNLNAPVDGVRPDAAFANIVSLVSDAEAKSHSVNVGWSLTKFEWKRSFFFANYTWSKSDTNTTGAFSLPANGDNLDTEWGPSGGDTRHRASASMSMAPINNMSLSLNLRAQSGSPYNITTGRDDNRDGLFNDRPDGTPRNSARTDAQWDLGGRLSYSWGFGTRPQGGGGGGGGATTVVMGSAGGGMAAGFGGGAADKRFRVELYLSAQNLLNRANYVGYSGVVGTPFFGQPTNVMNPRKLQVGMRFGF, from the coding sequence GTGTTGAAGACATGCGCTCGCATGACAGTATTCGTGTGCCTGGCCCTCTGGGTTGCGCTGCCGGCGGCGGCGCAAACCCCTGCCGCCACCGGCAAACTCATCGTCACCGTGGCCGACCAGACAGGCGCGATCCTGCCGAATGCCACCGTGACGATGGTGGGTCAGGAGGCCGCCACGCGTGCGGCCACGCTGTCGCCGGCTTCAGCCACAGTGGCGGGAATCGCGACGTTTGAAAACCTCGCGCTCGGCCGGTATACGGTGCAGGCGGAGTTTCCTGGTTTTGAAACGGCGACCGTGCGCGACGTGCGTGTCCGCGCTGGTGACAACCGTCGGACGGTGACGCTGCGTCTCGAGAAGGTGGCCGAAGAAGTGACGGTGGGCCGCGATGGCCGCACCTCCGGGCTCGATCCGAGAGGTAACGCGTTTTCCACAGTGCTGACGCGCGAGATGATCGAGGCGCTGCCGGATGATCCCGACGAAATGGAGGCCGTGCTCAAGGCCATGTCGCCTCCCGGATCACAGATTCGGGTGGACGGGTTCACTGGTGGCCGCATGCCGGCCAAGTCGCAGATCAGGTCCATCCGGCTGCCGCGCATGGACGCCTTCGCGGCCCAGAATCATGGCGGCATGAACGGCATGATGCACATCGACATCATGACGCAGCCAGGCTCGGGTCCTCTCCGAGGCAGCATCGACGGATCGTTCCAGGACGATTCGATGAATGCCAGAAACCCATTCACGCCGGCCAAGGGCGCCGAGCAGTTTCGCCAGTACGGCATGTCGCTGTTCGGGACCATCAAACCCAACAAGACATCGTTCTCACTGAACATCGGCGGCACGTCGCAGTACACGTCGCCGAACGTGCTGGCGGTGCTGGCGGATGGCACCACTGTGGCCGATTCCTTCAGGGCGCCTTCCGACGTCATGAACATGAACGTGCGTCTGGACCATGCGTTGAACGCAGAGCATTCGATTCGCGCGAGCTTCGACCGCAGTTCCCGCGACAGCCGCAATCAGGGCATCGGCGGTTTCAATCTGATTGACCGCGCCTTCCGGTCCGAATCCGAGACAAACACGCTGCGGATTTCAGAGAACGGCCCGCTGGGACGCCGGATGTTTACTGAATCGAGGCTCCAGCTCATCTTCGGGTCATCGAGCAGCCGGTCTGATATCGAATCCACCACCGTGCGTGTGCTCGACCGGTTCACCACAGGCGGCGCGCAGATGCGCGGTGGTCAGGATCGCTTCGACCTGGAGCTGGCCAGTGACCTCGACTACGTGCGAGGCGCGCACTCCTGGCGTGTGGGCGGCCTGATTGAAGGCGGCCGCTACAAATCAGACGACATCTCAAACTACCTGGGCACCTATACGTTCGCCACCATTGACGACTACCTCTCCGGCAAGCCGTCCAGTTTCACGCGGCGCATCGGTGATCCGAACATCACGTATTCGCGCTGGCAGGCGGGACTCTACGTGCAGGACGACTGGCGCGTGAGCCGCAGTCTGATGGTGTCTGCCGGCGTGCGCGCAGGCTTCCAGACCCTGGCCGAGGATCAGGTCAATCTGTCGCCCCGAGTCAACATGGGATGGTCGCCGTTCCGCAGCGGCAACCTGACCCTGCGCGCCGGATACGGCTACTTCTACGACTGGATCAGCGGCGACCTCTACAAGCAGACCCTGCAGGTGGACGGCTTCCGGCAGCGCGAGCTCAACGTGATCAACCCGTCCTATCCGGAAATACCAGGGGAAGGCACCAGTTCGGTGACGAACCAGTACCTCTGGTCGGATTCGCTGACGTTGCCCACCAGTCACCGGTTCAATGTGGGCGCCGACCGCCAGTTTTCACAGAACTCCCGAATGAACATTGCCTACACCTACGGGTGGGGACGAGGGCTGCTGCGGGGCAGCAACCTCAATGCGCCGGTGGATGGCGTCAGGCCGGATGCCGCGTTTGCGAACATCGTGTCGCTGGTATCCGACGCGGAGGCGAAGAGCCACTCCGTCAACGTCGGCTGGAGCCTGACGAAGTTCGAATGGAAGCGCTCGTTCTTTTTCGCCAACTACACGTGGTCCAAGAGCGACACCAACACCACGGGCGCGTTTTCGCTGCCCGCCAATGGCGACAATCTCGACACGGAGTGGGGGCCGTCGGGCGGAGATACGAGACATCGCGCCAGCGCGTCCATGAGCATGGCGCCAATCAACAACATGAGCCTGAGCCTGAACCTGCGGGCACAGTCCGGATCGCCCTACAACATCACCACCGGTCGCGATGACAACCGGGACGGCCTGTTCAACGACCGGCCCGACGGTACGCCCCGGAACTCTGCGCGCACGGACGCGCAATGGGATCTGGGCGGCCGGTTGTCCTACTCGTGGGGCTTCGGCACCCGTCCTCAGGGTGGCGGCGGGGGCGGAGGCGGCGCAACGACCGTCGTGATGGGGAGCGCCGGCGGCGGCATGGCGGCCGGCTTCGGCGGCGGTGCGGCAGACAAGCGGTTCCGTGTCGAGCTGTACCTCTCGGCCCAGAACCTGCTCAATCGCGCCAACTACGTCGGCTACAGCGGCGTCGTCGGGACACCCTTCTTCGGACAGCCCACCAACGTCATGAACCCACGCAAGCTGCAGGTGGGGATGCGGTTCGGGTTTTAG